From Gossypium raimondii isolate GPD5lz chromosome 11, ASM2569854v1, whole genome shotgun sequence:
GGATAAGGTGAAAGACTACACTCTTGCTATTGCTCCTTTTGCTAGTGAAATTTTGGTGGTTTTGAATCTTGGAAGAAATTTTGAACTAGATATTTCTGGATCATTTCTTTTCCTAGTCTGACAGTTTTTCATCTCAACTCGATTGAGTTTTCGAGATGTTCTTCAACCAAGAATCTCTTTTTGAGCTTTGCTGCACTTGAAAAGCTGGTCATACAGGAATGCAAATTAGGCAAGATATGGAATCTTCATGTTTCAGCCGTTGAACTGAATTCTTTGGTGATAGATTGCTTATCGTAAGAATGTTATGATGATGGTTATGATAGCAGTGATGAAGAGTACGCCATTTACTGGGCTGGAAATTGTAATGCATTTACAGACTATGAGATTGTCGTTGATGCTCCTAAACTTGAAGTTCTGAGATACAAGGGTTATGTGGCAAGTGGATGTTCTTTCGAGAACTGCATTTCTGTTGCCAGGGCAGTCATTGATATTTCGGACAATGGCAACAGGGGGATGTTTCCACTATCGGACTAAAACCACTTACAGGTACCTATAATGCTAAGTTTCTTAGCTTATCTGGTCGTTCTATGAAGGTAAGGTTGTCTGTACTTTTATGTAGCCTCTAGCATGATGAATACGATGGTCCCTCTAATGAGGAAGGCCATCAAGaatttatactaatattttCTTCGTATTGTAGGCTGCGGTGTAAACACTTCAGGTTTGCATGTATTTAGTAATTTAACTCAACTGAAGCTTGGGTGTAATGAATATTGTGGTCAATTGCTGCCAAAGTTGCTTGAGAAGTCACCTAATTTAGAAGTACTTATCCTTGGCAAGGTAAGTTATATTGCAATGCGCACTAATATTACCCGAATTCTTCCTGAAGTACCCATATCCGACGCTGGTGTCCATTTTATATTCAGACATGAGTTTGAGACCATAGGGTTATGATCCTCCAATATATGGAAAAGTTTAGAAAATGGAGTCAAACACATTTTTGTCTTTGACACACATCCCATTCAATTTAAGTGTTAGAGCAAATCCAGTTCGATTTAAGTGTCATTGAAGCATTCTCATTCTTAACTTCTCTTTTGAAATTTGTCAGGATAATGCAAAACTGAATACCAGGGACCTTGTGAAAATTCACATGGGAGCCACCGCAGTACGTTCCTGAATGTTTATCGCAACATCtcaaaacaattcaaattcaGGGATCCAATAGACAAGAAAATGTAATGAAGTTGATAAACTATTTACTGGAGAAAGGCAATGTTTCTATGATAAACAATCTCTCCATGTCTTAAAATGAAGCTGGCAAAGCAATAGAATTGCTTTATAGAGATGAAAGCCAATgctttatgaaatttttatgatttatcttgTTAATGTTGTTACTCTTAACTGAATTTGTTTCTGTTAAATCGTAGAACATGGATTTATGTTGTTATGAGATTGTCTTAATTATCATACGAGACAacgttttgttttttttaagaacaGTAACTAAAAGGAGATTGGAAACTGTTAGTTGAATTTAAGCTGGCATGCTTTGGAACCCCTAGGGAACATTAGTAACTTCTTGAGCAAATCAATCTTTGAATCCAAAGGCAGATCTCCATTACTACAGATGTCCATCATTTTCAAAACTCGAGCATTTTTCAAAATGTATTTCACCATACTCAGCTGATATGTTAGATCTTCAAACCCTTTAAAATAAACCATTGATAGGCTTGACAGCAAACATTCCGGCACATACTTCGGAGGTTTCCAGGAGCATTCGAATCCAAGTCCACGGCAATTATCATTCTGGTGTCAAGAGACCAACCAAAGCGCCTTTCATTAGACCATTAGTAAATGCTTGTTAAATTGATTTCTGGAGTAAATTTCACTCACCTTAGCAAGAACAAGGACTTCCAAATGATCAGAAAATTCCAAGAAAAGTGATAGCAAGTCCCAACCACCATAACCAACATGTAGCTCCATTTGGACCAGATTAAGAAACAAACGATATGGTCTGAAGTTGCGCCATTTCTGAGAGGAGGCATTAGCAAATGTATATCAGCAAAAATGAATTGATCATTGACAGTGAAACCCCAGGGTTATGGTTACTTACCATTTCTGCATACCAATCCCAATGGAAGGAAACAAACTTAGCATTGCTGAGAGCTTTGAGGAGTGGGATATGGCGATTTTCGAGCCATGAAACTGTGACATTTGCTTCAACTAAGCTAGAGACATCCTCGAGATCAAATTCCAGGGTCAGATTGTCTTCGAGGTTGAGCTGCTTGAGAACTGGGGCATTTATCTTAAGTTTGTGCCTACACCGACCGGTGGTGGCAAACCGTACGAACAAAGTCTTTAATGTCGGAATCGAAATGGTAGAAAATGTTGTGTTATCACCAGCATGTTTGTGAAGAACCAGTTCCTGAAGAACATAACAACCAGCAAAAAGCCTAGAAACAGATTCATCATTTGTGTACTTAATCCAAACAAGATTTAAAACCTTAAGACATGGCAAAGAAACTGTCCCAGGAACATGAAGCTCAACCCCATGGCTGAGTTTCAAAACATGAAGTGTTTTAGCAGTGAAAAGAGCAAACGGAAGCTTCAAGAAAGGGAAACTTTCAGTTCCATGGATACTGATGTCTAGTTCTTTAACATCTCTAGAAACTGCATCCCAAAACCAGGTTTTAACATAGGAAGGATGGTCAACTAAGTTGAATTTCAGACAAAACTTGTCTAAAGAAACTGTTTTGTTAAGGATTAAAACATGGTCAACAAATTGTCTGAAACGAAGGTTTGGATCAGTTCTGCAAAAAGGTGTGTCTTGAAGATCAAGAATTGGAACTGAAGTCCAAACCCAAAGCCATCTTTTTGATAAAATGGAAGTCGCCATTGCTTCCTTAGTTGAAAGAAATGATAGTATGTGATGAATTAGAACATCTGGTAATTGACTGATTCTATCAGATGATTTTTTATGCTTTGAGTTGACATTAATTTCTTGATTTACAGAGTTGGCCATTGGAAGCATCAATGGAAAATGAGTGAAGAGAGATagatatatagagagagagagaaacttTATCAATATAGATATATTTTGTCCGACatgaatgtttaattttaaataatcgaGACATGTTAGAGATATTAGTTAAAagatgattaatattttattataaagatACTTGTAGAATCTGATCAATTCACACTTTATTTACTTGCATGCAACATATTTATAAggataaattaatttgattatttaaattgataatttcaagcttttaaATTCCTTAAAACATGGAGTTAGCCAATGAACACACACATTTTGTAGATAAAAATTGCTCCTTTTGCAGTCCAAATATAGCATAAATAAATCATGATAAAAGTGTGTTTTCTTTGCTAAtgttcttttccttttgttttggCAGAAAACAACTATATAACTAACCCCAAAAACTTATTTTACCACTTTCAACATTGTGAAAAATCCACaacaaaatactaataaaaataataattatatcagtgttattttttgtattctaattatgtttaattttaacttgttaatgatacttttaccaaattttaattacttttatgaaaaatttagaaagatcaaattttaataataaattttgagaggttaaaacataatttcatcatttattaatttataaattcattattttcaagaGACTAGaaagaattgttttttttatttttggggccaaaattataattttattattttagaggatACTAATTACACACCAACACCATGACAGTACTGCAAATAGACAAGTTACACACTTTGGGAGTTGAACAATACTCTATTGAGAGTTTAATACAGTGATTTGAAAGTAGAATGTTGGTTTTGATTGTATAGGAGGAAATACAACATGGGTTTGTAGTTGCTTACTAGAAATCAAATCCAAATTAGGCCTAATTAGTACTGTTTAGTTGGGTTTAAAAGTATgttcgaaaaataaatttaaataaaacaatattcaagaataaaaatttatacttttgtaatatattttattttatctgtatatattatataatttatattacataaaattaaatttataataatataataatgcaaaaacattaaaaatatgtggtctgcatttaaattttaataaaagaaaatttatttacatatattttaaaaataatatggggaTTCTAAAAAcacttgaaataaattttttacaaatatgggtgaatttgaacaaaatttcaaactaaTATTTTGAGTCAAACCGagattaagtaaatataaagttattaatATCATAAATAGTTTCGGCTAAAACTCAACACAACCAAACCCATAAATACTAAGCCCAACCAATTTATACCTTGCAAAAATTGAATCTTGATTAGGTTAACTTGCCCCATTTTTGGATAATTAATATGTTTGTATATTATAGTATATTATGGAGATGAACCAtttatgtaacaaatatatttattaaaaattcatataaaaatcaaGGTTGTTGGAATCAGATCGAACCGATTTGATCTCAGAAAAAGTTGGAATATTGGTATGGACAAAGAGGTTGAATCCAATTTTGAGCAAACCGCTTGGAATCAGTTGGACTGATAGTCGAGTCAatttctttctattattttataattattatatatttttaaattttttatgattttaaaaataaaatatttaattaaattcgaGCCGATGGTTTAAACTATTCAACCAACAACCTAAGTTTATAAACcacaataaaagtaaaatgatgctttggttgtaatgatgaaaattaaaagtttaatatgTACGGTGTtcttaatttaagtttttattgatctataaaatatttaaaaatacactTATGATAATAtagcttatttaaaaaaagaatattttaataattttaattaaaatgagaCTTGATTAATGAATAACAccatctaataattttattagtcgtattataattttcttaatacatctatttttttgtcatatccttattacattttagtatcatgttttgttttatgtttgaattattttgatcATAGGTTTtacactttaatttaaatttagatttaatctataatatttatttcatatattttcataattttattaattaatctaaatatttaataCTATTTATCTTGATTTGAATAGAACGGTAATTAAAGTTCTTGTAAAGCACCCGTTTAATCTGGATTTGAACCATTTTATCCCTATTTCCGTCCCTAGTATTATATGAAAAGGAATATTTAACACCATTACCTATTTCAAATGAATTACAgggtatttttcaaaagtttatgttaatattcaaaaccaaaataattattagtgtaaagtttatgttaatattttaatcaatataattaatAGTGTTAAGTGATTGAACTAATGAGATAGAAATCtgccaaataaaaataaaagattaaatactAGAGGGACGAAAAGTCAAAATTTGACTAAATATTTGAATTACCAATTTATCCCTTTGGTCTAGTCCAGTTCCCACCTCAGTCAAACTCACATGAGACATGTAATCTTATTCTAATTTGGATAAACTGGTGAACCAATTTATAGGgtgctttcattttggtctttcaaaatgaaatttttttcaattttgtcacTCAAACTATTAGGaagctttcattttagtcacccaaccaCTAAATATCTAACGGCGGTTAACTATACACACCACATCATGttcacattttcattttggttaccCAACTTCtagatcattttcattttggtcacctaaaaaatatcatttttaaagtattaattggggcaaaaaaaaaggattaaagtgaaaaagtggtagggattaaaataatgtatcaaaaaattgtcaaattgtaTTCGTTTATCACATTGTCGAAAATTCCAAATAAGATattgaaaattctaaattttgggttatgtttcatatacaattattaaagatgatttatttgagtttattttaatttggaagcataaaatataattttgaaatttaaaagaagactaaattaattaatttaattaatttcaacatTATAACAAAAATCGGTTGACACTATCAAAGGATAAATTTTTTAGTAccttatttaattgattttgatattttaaaatttaaaatttcaaaataaaaaaatagaactttaaacaaggagataattaagtacaatttgacaattattaaaacattattttagtttctaatgtttttttactttaatcctTATCTTTTTTTATCCTGGTCAATATTTAAAACAAGAATAttttttgggtgaccaaaatgaaagtgtgaacctgatgtggcatgtataagttaactTCTATTAGAGATTTAACGGtcgggtgactaaaatgaaagagtcctaaaagttgagtgacaaaATTATAAGGATTTCATTTTGagtaaccaaaatgaaagttCCCTAAAAGTAGGGTGACCAACTAGGTAGTTTACCCTTCTAATTTTCATAGTTCCCATCCTCATGCGTTACGCGTGCCCATATACGATGTCAAACACTCTCTCATCACCACCCATCTTTCAACCACGTGAAACCCACATCCCAATTTTATTGGTTCGTGAATTACACAGACATAAAAACATGGTGAAAAATCCCATACGCAAAATCTCACCAAACACACATTTTGATTTCCATAGGCAATCAAAAAAGATCATCGAACTCTCTTTTCTTTGTAGTTTCTGTACAAAACCAGCAGCAGCTCTTTCAAGATTTTTTATAACCTTCATATTCATGGAAGATTCTCGGAGCTTGAAGGAGAAACAAGAGCTGAAGCGGCGGTTTCCGAGCAAAAGACATGGAATCGAAGAGAAGTCTCGTATGGAAGATCAAGTGAAGTTGGCTGCTATTGCGATTAGCCTTAACGTGCGTTTGAGATCATCTGATATGCCCGTTTACATGCAAGAACACGCCCTCCGTTGTATTCGACAGCTTCTTGGTTCTGCCCCCAAACCCCAACCTAGCCTTACTCACTTGGCTCGAGCCATCAAAAAGGTACATTTAAGTTTCATGCAGGGTGAAGTTAGATATTCGCAGTTAATTTTGTAggggttgaaattaaattatatatatttattattataaatatataattttataattttaatagtgtatattttattatttaaaaaagattgaattaatttttttttatttttaggatcaaaatgtaattttatcactgttaatttaaaattaaattatatattttacaataataaaaatataattttactattttaatagtttatattcttatcattttaaaagattaaattaattttttatcattactaatttaaaattttataaattataaagaatttaaatgaaaaattttctatttctggAGTTGAGGCCCTGCGAATCCTGACTCTGTCACTGAATAtagagataaaattattaaaaaatataaaattttaaattaatataataataaaattaaattttaattttctaacaTCTCCCCTGTTTGTATTAAGCTTTTAGTGAGACATGAAATTCTTTATTTCTAAATTCTAACACCGACTGATGTTTGAGCGAGTAATGGATGTGTTCGCTTTAGGAGTTTGACTCGGTGTACGGACCAGCATGGCAGTGTGTGGTTGGGACGAGTTTCGGATCGTTTGTGACTCACTCACCAGGTGGATTCCTCTACTTCTCAATCGACTCGTTCTCCATCCTTCTCTTCAAAACAGAGGTTGAGTTGGTCACCAAAGAAGACTGGGGCCAAAAGCTTTGAATGCCTCATTTGCGTAATTTATAGCTTTGACTCTTTGTTGTATGCTATTTGACTTTTAACCACCAtcgaatataaatatatatttattacaaataGTTTAGaagattatataattatatttatattcaaccCATTTGAATATTCCTCGGAAAGTTCCTTGAACAAAGCACAAACCATGAAAGTTACCTGTGCCCGTCAAGAAGAAACCACGTAATTTAACTGTTTCACACCAAAGCTCCACCGCCAAGTTCCCCAATTCTAACCAATTTTGATTAAACTGAATGgtctttttatgttttcaagCCAAGCTCCGAGCAGCAAGGTTGGTGCTCCAAGTTCAGACCCTAACCAAAACAGCTACCCGAGGGGCTCTATCGATCGGAATGGACACATTCATTCGTAGACGCAAAAGGTGTCGTTGTCATCTCCGCTTTGGTATTCTAATTCTGCTACTTTCATTGATCGGAAGGGTTATCGGAGTCGTACTTGCGTTGTTGATCACCAGAATGTTGATGAGAAGGCAATAATCTACATACCATAGGTTGGAAATTgtatattattaattgttgcAATTAAACAAGGGATTCTTTTGTTTCGctttgcatatatataaaaaagaactTATCATTGTTtgcaatcaaaataattacCATATCTTTGAAACTTGTCTTGGAATTAGTTTTATGTTTGATTGTTGATATGATTGAATTTTTGTAACAAAACAGAACAACATAGGCATACAGTGAAGATCAATGTTGTTCCAAATACTATCAAAGAATTCAAGCACATGTAATGAACTAGGGCAATGTTGTCTTTCTTAATTCACTCGTTCTTCATTCTTCTCATCAAAACTGAGGTTGAGTTGGTAAAAAAAGGGACTCGAGCCAAAAGCTTTGAATGCTGacctttttcaaaaaagttaATTGACCAaaccttttcaaaaataaaaaataagaatatttatttaaaattttttattatgccTCCAGAATACAAGCCAtaaacaatcaaaatcaaaattgtgAAAGTGACAAACAAGACAATGAATTGtgaatgtttttttatgaaagCTGAGCCgaggaaaataattttaaaaattgatttatttttcggAAGAATTAAttccttttatgtttaaaaGACTTTGCGTAAAATATTTGtctaaaaatttatgttttgaaattatatttattacaaaaCATCGTCGAAGCATTTTTCTTTGgtaatagaattttttattatatataaaatatatattagagtATATAGTCACGCAttaaagctaaaagaaaaaattaaattaaataagatttaaataaatatttatatttatatttatattttaaatattgatataatttttaataaaatattatgaatattacttaaactttaaaattgttatcaatattaatatttaatattaaaataaaattgtaatatatcTTATTGGTGATTAGTACTTGACATGGGTTTAAACCTTGACACTATTATGTACTTctaatataaaaagaattgtaatataaataattttattaaaataataaataatagtacttataataataatgcattatgtgattaaatataaatatgtaggtttattaatattgaaactaatattttaaatattttaaaagttaaaattaaaatattattactaacataataatatttacttaattcagacttactttttataaaataaaatggattcATTTTCTATAAAACAAACGTTTTCAATAAGCAAAACACACTTTATATGTCCTTAATACATATCTTAATTTTGTCACAAGATATGATTTTTTCCAGAAAAAAAATATCCGTACAGTTCTGAATTTTTGTCAGAAAAGTTCACCGTTAAGTATAAACACGTAACCCGCAAATACATGTATAAacccatatatatattgaagaaTCATTCATTCTTAAAACTTTATCAATGAAATTCagtatatcttttaaaataaaagagctTTTCCCAGAAAACTCTAAGAAAGTCCACTATGAAACTCAATATTCCTGGGAAAACAAACCAGGAATTTATACGTGCTGTTTAAGAATAAAGCAAGTGGGGGGACCCAAAACTTTCTGGGAAATTAATGTGCTACCAAATCACAACTTTGAATATCCAACACCCTTGCTAGCTCTTTTCATTTCTACTTGCCGATTtaaaatccttttattttattttttggacttGTTTATAAGGGAAGCTTCAAAGTCTAGTGAGAAATGAATGGTTAAGGTTAAATGATATtgttgtaaaaaattataatatttgttttggtattatttttttaaacatcaatcttataatatttttatcatatttgctcTTTTTGATATAATGCTTAGATAGAAGGATAATATGCTGCAACGCATTCAAATCCATGTTCTTCTGTATTGACAACAATTTCGATGTCAATTCAGTTAAGACTCAATTGTAATTATACACTTATTTTTAAATGCTCttgaatgatatattttataattttaattttcttatatttattttagacaaacaaaaataagttattatgttttataattattttgaaataaactaGACTATATATGAGTCACCTTTCATGGTTCtttggaaataaattaaattatatatgaccCACGtgcaataaaatataacaagaGTGAATAAGtgtttggtttttaattttttatcttctcTGTGCCGTCTAAAGATTCCAAATACTAATTATTACCTTTTAGAGATGGTAAATAGTTTGATCCCTTCAGAAACTCCAAACAGCTTCATAAAAGCTTACTTGTggaagaagaaattaaaaagctTGACCCCCCTTTGTTCCCTATATATATGTAAGAGACTTCTCTTCATCATTACCCAACATATATCTTCTCTGCAAGTAGTTTGGTAGTAGCTGTTTGAGGATCTCTATTGATAAGAATGGATCCATTTATTTGTCTATGCAAAAGTTGTCACTGTCATTGTAACCTTCACCTTTAtcttctaattttgttattttcgtTGATAAGAAAGGTGATCGGAACTATACTTGGAGTGGTGATCCGGGATTTGTTGACGAGAAGGCAATAATCTACACTGCATGTATGTTAGATATCTATGTAGAGTTATGTAAGTAGGATGCCTTTGTTTTGCTATGTATCGAAACCTTGTTATTGTTtgcaattaaacaattaatataacTTTGAAATGTTATCTTACTTGCTTAAAAGTTGGATTTAGCTTTGTGTTTgattagtcatataataaagaACAGTGAAGCATTCTTTTTCAAACACATAAAGTACTgacaatgaatgaaattttctaACAAGACAGAACAACATTAATTagttatataattgtttatacaCTTCCAGGAAAGgtgcaagaaaattaaaaagtggccattgtaattttacattaattcaaataactaacatattaaataattgaaaggtctaaaattttgcccatGCTCAGctggataaaaatgttaaaactcagACCTCGattcgtattaattttttatataatttttttaaaaaataatacatcaaaaatactaaaataaatattttctaataaattaaaaataaatttaatatatatatacttaaataacactaacatacgtgtaacttaacaagcaagtgtttctaaaatcataacaaaattaacaataaaacaatagttataaaataacaacaaaataagtagtaacaaaatagtgaaaaaaataacaagaaaatactaaaaaaaagcTTTACTCAAGGCctgacccgttttctaaatagGCCTAATTTTTCTCCAAACTTATTTTTTGAGCCTGTATTATTACCCGAACTCTCTCACTTTTCAGACGGGCCTTTGGACTAGACCGGATGGCCCAACTCATGAACAAATAACtaacatattcaaataattgAAAGGGATAATGGGAGCCAAGGCCCTGAAATCGGCCATTCAGGCTTAAAAGGGGCTGAGGAGAAAAAGTATACCGTTAATAATTGTTTTGGGAATAAAGAAAGCCACAAAAAGAGAATGCAATGAGTGTATTAATTCAGGAAGAATGAAGTGGTCacaaatgaatttatttatagttgagtttCCTTAGAATTAGAAGTGTTCATGGGCCGGTTTAGGTCAAACTAAATTTTTAGGCCTATTTGTTAGTTCTAAATCTAGCCCAAAAAATGGGTCTAAATTTTGCTTAAGCTcagtttgaataaaaatgttaaaactcggACTCAATTcgtgttaattttttatataaatttaaaaaaaaaatacataaaaaatactaaaaatattaaaataaatgtttcccaataaattaaaaatatatttaatatatatatttaaataacactaacATAGATGTAGCTTAACAAACAAATACTTCTAAAATCGtaacaaaatttacaataaaagaagagttataaaataacaacaaaataagtagtaacaaaatagtgaaaaacaacaagaaaatagcaaaaaaagattaaaaaatacaaaaaaaagccTTATCCAAGGCCCGACACGTTTTCTAAAGAAGCCTCATTTTTTCCCAAGCCTATTTTTCAGGCCTATATTGTTACCCGAACCCTCTCACTTTTCATACGGGCCTTTGGATCGGGTCGGatggcccgacccatgaacaagGCTACCTAAAATCAATGGTACAGATCGATTTACATCAATGACTAAGATTAATTTCTATCTACAATATAATAGTCCTAAAGgattaaaactatataaatatttatccactttttaatcttttaaccattaactgaaccgaaataaaaaaaattaatcgaacagaaatatttcggttaattcgatcggttaaccgaaatttatatgttttgttttttaaataaatataaaacatataaaagat
This genomic window contains:
- the LOC105761261 gene encoding uncharacterized protein LOC105761261, translated to MEDSRSLKEKQELKRRFPSKRHGIEEKSRMEDQVKLAAIAISLNVRLRSSDMPVYMQEHALRCIRQLLGSAPKPQPSLTHLARAIKKEFDSVYGPAWQCVVGTSFGSFVTHSPGGFLYFSIDSFSILLFKTEVELVTKEDWGQKL
- the LOC105761259 gene encoding F-box protein At3g59000-like; its protein translation is MQFPWKRARIQMEEDDYDDGDGSYGEEEDDEKPPEMGVDRISYLPKEVLCHILSFLPTKLTVRTSILSKNWRYLWDSVSALDFDDTLLFNPNKGGFHGIGGVNFINFVDRVLIRNSESPTHMFGLCCSRRHSFHLNAWINNAIKRKLRVLSLSLDKVKDYTLAIAPFASEILVVLNLGRNFELDISGSFLFLIAYRKNVMMMVMIAVMKNYEIVVDAPKLEVLRYKGYVASGCSFENCISVARAVIDISDNGCGVNTSGLHVFSNLTQLKLGCNEYCGQLLPKLLEKSPNLEVLILGKDNAKLNTRDLVKIHMGATAVRS
- the LOC105761258 gene encoding F-box/FBD/LRR-repeat protein At5g56420, whose product is MANSVNQEINVNSKHKKSSDRISQLPDVLIHHILSFLSTKEAMATSILSKRWLWVWTSVPILDLQDTPFCRTDPNLRFRQFVDHVLILNKTVSLDKFCLKFNLVDHPSYVKTWFWDAVSRDVKELDISIHGTESFPFLKLPFALFTAKTLHVLKLSHGVELHVPGTVSLPCLKVLNLVWIKYTNDESVSRLFAGCYVLQELVLHKHAGDNTTFSTISIPTLKTLFVRFATTGRCRHKLKINAPVLKQLNLEDNLTLEFDLEDVSSLVEANVTVSWLENRHIPLLKALSNAKFVSFHWDWYAEMKWRNFRPYRLFLNLVQMELHVGYGGWDLLSLFLEFSDHLEVLVLAKNDNCRGLGFECSWKPPKYVPECLLSSLSMVYFKGFEDLTYQLSMVKYILKNARVLKMMDICSNGDLPLDSKIDLLKKLLMFPRGSKACQLKFN